From the genome of Candidatus Defluviilinea proxima:
AGTTGAAATAAAACTGGTCATGTCCACCATTCTCTACTTCAGCCAAATACCACAACAAAGCATAGACATTCCGCTGCTCTTTAGAAAAAGGTGCAAGGCTTTCATTATATTTTTCTTCGCCGTCATATATAGTGGCAGACCACCAAACGGGAGAAATAATCTTCATTGGGTCATCATTACTCTTGATGAACTCATCATCAATTTTTATGTGTTCAATCACTGTTTCCATATTCGACTCGATGACTAATTAAACTTTTTTATGCTTTCCTGACAATCTCTTGGCGAAGCCGCCCAACGGTTTGCGTTACCTGCGCTGGGGCGGGCGGCGGGACGCCGTCCGATTGGAAAAATGACAAGGCGTAGAAAACTGCTTGAGATGTGCGCAGAATCCCCAGCGTAGGCTGCACGCTTTGTTGGGCAGTGTTTGCGCATTAGACACCTGTTTGAGGTTGCTAGCCTTGCTCTACTTCTGTGATTACTAGACGAAAACCGCAACCCATCCAATCTCCAGTTGCTTGAAACGATCCATAGGAGGATACTCGTGCAAGCTCACGAGTATATTCATCAATATACAGATAGCCATCACAATATTCTAGTGAGTCTGGAAGATTCTTTCCGTAACAATTTGCAAGCATATCTGTTGCGGAAATGTCTAATGAAAGCCCAGGATGGCGTTTTGCAAAAAGGCGTAGAGTTGGATCAAGCGATACGCGGCTCAAATCATCATACTTGACTGCGACATGAAACTCTGTTTCCAATGGAAGGCGAACATCAAAATTTGAATTTGCGGGCATCATGCTTGAAAGGTTTTCCGCGTCTGGTAATTCTTTCCAGTGACGCAAAAACCATTTGCAGTAAGCATTTGCTTCGAACCAAGAGACTTGTGCGTGATGGTTAGGTTGACGGTAATCATAGTCTAAACCTGCTCCTATCGGTGGCTCATACCAATACCAATCTAGATATTTTTCTAAGAGCGACGAATGATTTTTGAGCGCATTTTTTAGCCATTTCAAGCCTGCATCACCCCAATTCCCAATATAGTTGCAGTTCTCATCAAATTTCGGAAAATTTATCCAATAAATATCTTTAGCATAATCGTTGGCATGGAGAAATTGTATATATTGCTCGTTGGTTATATGAAACTTTCGTATTGAGAAGGAATAATTGACTTTAGTTGTTTCGGGAATATTAACATACTTATGCCAATCCAAATTTTCATAAAAACTCGAGGGACGCGAAACTGGAAATTGAGCAGAATCGAGTGGGGCAGTTTCACTTCCTGTTGTGTAGATTGCGGGTTCGCCGCTGAATATGCGTAGGTAGTTGATTAAATCTTCATGTCCATTTTTGCTGAAATAATCTCTCTTGCTAAAATAATCTCGCCGTATCAGATATTGTAAACTCTCAGGCAATGCGCACTCATCTAAACGCAAAGCAATAACGCGAAATAACTTTTTATGGCTTTCTTCTATTAACTTAAGAGTGCGCGTAAAATTATCTTCTAAGTATCCTTGTTTAGAAAATGATTGCTTTGATATAAGAAATATAACTACGTGCGCCCCGTTGACAGTATTTTCAATTTGTTTTTCCCAATTGGAACCAAATACCAGCCAAGGTCTTATCCATGTGTAAGCCGAAAGGCGTTTGTATACTTCCTGTGCAGGCAACTTATCGTATGATGAGTAACAAAGAAAAGTATTTAATCGAAAACCCATTTTGATACCTCAAACTGCCCAACTATGTATTCCACGGAAACTTTCCGTATAACCACCCCTGTAGGGACTTATACGGAAATTTCTCCCACATAGCCCAACTATACACCGATTTGTTTTTACACAAACCTCAAACCTACTACACCCGCCGTGTGTCCGTACTGCAATAGGGGCACACCACATTGTTGACTGATACAGGGAACGAGAGCAAAGCTCCGCACTTTTGACAGGGAATGGCCTGACTGTTCACATCGATGGTGAAGCCGCATGATTCGCACACCATCTGTTTCGCGCCGGGGAGAGCTTCAATATCTGACCCGCAACATCCACAATGACGGTGTTCGGTTTCCAATGGTTTCACTTCATCGTATTCCGCGTTCAAGCCATAAAATTTCAAGAGGCGTTCCCCATCTGTTGGGGAGAGGTGGGGGAGCCAGGCCTGACAGAAGGTTGTGTATTCCATGCGCAGGGCAACTTCGGGCGAGGCATGATCGGGGTCCAACTTGTCCGCACCCAATTGACGGATCAGCGCATACGTCCCTTCCATCTGTTCCTTGAACAGCGCGGCATACTCCCAGAACGGGCCAGCCACCATCCATGCGCCGCCAGGCGTAGGGATGCGTTGCAGGCGGGACACTAACGAATCCATTTGAGTTTGTAGTGTGGTCTGATGCGGGTCCATGTCCTTGATCATCGCGCACTCGGCCGAGTAATCAATGAACTGTTTGCGAAAGCCCATGTCCCTGATCGCGCGCGGCGAAGCGGCGTTTGGGCATTCCTGCAACCATTGTGTGAAGACCTGCTTGTAGATGATACGTACCGCTTCTCGATTCCCCACAGCCTTCGATTGCGCCAGCGGAACTTGTACCGTGGCAATGATGCGATGATAGACCGTGTTGGTAATGCCTGCGTTGGTGTTGGCATTCGCCATGCGGAAGTCATAGTCCATGAGCGAACCGCAATAGTCACAGTAAATGTATGCCGTTGTAGAAGGTCGTGACTTCGGTGCGCCGCATTGTGGACAACTCACGCGCTTTATGAAGCGGGAGTGAGCCTTCAAGGAGTCAGGGATCGCATCACCCGCCTTGGGAAGCCCTGCTGAAAAACTGGGTTTTTGTGATTGCTGTGGCTTGCGCTTTCCGAAGAAAAAATCCATAAGGCTCACTCCCGAATAAAGATATGAATAAGGGTAACTACATCATATCATTGGAGGAAGAACCGCTTCATCCTCCATTTGGGCTGGTTCGCTGACCTTCGAGTTTCGATAAAGCCTAGGATTTGTGCTTTGGCGGTTCTTGCCCTTTCCACGGCATATAAGCACCACATCCATCAAATGTTAAATGTAACATGTCAGCAAGTTTACAGAATCGACGTGTTTGTTCATTCAATATTTCCAATGTCCATGATTGTGATATTGGCACAGTAATTGTCCAACCTTTGAGAATAAAAAGAGTTCGATTTATACTTTTCTTGGCTGATAACCCCGCTTTCTCTAACCCGGCAATTAACTCGTCAGCTGCTTGTTCTTTTGATGTGTAAAAGTGGAACTCGACCTCAAACTCGGCGCCTGAGGTGATACCAAAATCCAGCCATCTATGCCATAACATTTCATTTGTTTTTAATTGGTATGGGAGGTCGTTAGCCATATAAGCATCCAAAGTTTAATTGCGTAGCTGTTTTACTCATTACCCAAACCCCAATCCTTTTTCTTTCAACGAGACCCACTTCCCCTGACCGATCACAAGATGATCAAGTACTTCCACATCCAAGAGTTTGCCTGCCTGCACGATGGCACGCGTCACAGCGACATCATCGGGGCTGGGAGTGGGGTCTCCGCTGGGGTGGTTGTGGATCACAATGATCGCAGAAGAATTTTTCCGTACCGCTTCTTTGAAGATTTCACCAACTCTTACTTGTGATGAGTTGACCGAGCCTTTGTACACTTCCACGGTTTCCATCACGCGGTTTCTTCTATCGAGCAATATCACGCGCAGATGTTCCTGCTCCAACGCGGACATTTCATACGAAACCAATGCGGCCGCATCGGCAGGGGAGTTGATCGAGGGGCGTTCTTCCGGGGATTCGAGAGTCAATCGTCGGCCGAGTTCGATGGCGGCTTTGATCTCTGCGGCTTTCGCCTCACCTATCGCATGTTGTTTTGTAAGGTCAACGAATGGGGCGCGGTGGAGACCGGTCAGCCCGCCGAATTTGTTGAGCAGGCGTTGTCCTACCTCGACCGCATTCTCGCCTTTCACACCGACTCGTAACAGGATGGCAATTAATTCAGCGTTGGTCAAGGCTTGGGGTCCCAATGAAGCAAGCCTCTCGCGCGGACGATCCGAAGCGTGTAAGTCCATGATGCGATAGATTGGTTTGGAGTTTGTTTCGGCCATGAGACTCCCTCAATAGGTAGGATGTCTCTATTTTACAGCGAATCTTGTGGAGTGCTTTGCTTGACATCCCCCAACCCCTCAAGTAGAATTCGGGTCGCCTTATTTACGGGCCTGTAGCGCAGTTGGGAGCGCGCCTCAATCGCACTGAGGAGGTCAGGGGTTCGAATCCCCTCAGGTCCACTAGGCAGTGAACGGTGGACAAATGGAAAGCTGGTTCACTGCTCACAAAAAGAATATGGGCCCATAGCGCAGTTGGGAGCGCGTCTCAATGGCATTGAGAAGGTCGAGGGTTCGAATCCCTCTGGGTCCACTAGCGAGAGCGATTAGAAAACCTAGTCGCTCTTATGCTATAATGAACGAACATAATTAAAAGTCAAGACAGGAGTAGTAGGTCATCCCGTCAGCGAGTTGGGAGAGTGAGGTGGAAGCCCAACAACAGTGTCAACGGGACACTTTAAAGACTGAACTCGCCTGTTACTCGATCGAGAGACTTGGATGGTGAAACGAAGTAGTCATCCACGGGTATGCCCGTTATCGCAGTTAAAGTGACGTTTACAGGTTCGAACGTTGAAACGTTTGAACGTTCCAACTTGAAAACGTAATTCGGGTGGTACCGCGGAGAGAACTCTTCGTCCCTGTTGTGGATGAAGGGTTTTTTGTTTTTTACGGACAATGGACGGTAGACCATGGACGATGAGAAGAACTTCATGGTCGATTGTCCACGGCCCATCGTCAAATTTAGAAAGGAGGCACGTATGATCGCAGAACAAATCTTTGAAATCAGGACGGTGTCCTGCCTTCTCGCATGGAGCGTCAATGCCGTGCGCCTCCTCACGCTGAAAGTCAAAAATTGAATGTCAAAGGTCAGATTTTGACCTGAGACTTGAAACCTGGAACCTGAAACTATTAAACAATGAGGTAAGAATGGCTGTTACAAAGAAAAGTAAAACTACAAAGAAAACTGTCGCGAAGAAACCGTCTCCCAAGACGAAGAAAATAGCGGCAGTAAAAAAGGCAGTGGTTAAAAAAGCGACTCCGAAGAAAACGGCAGTCAAGAAAGTCGCTGTAAAGACATCGTCCTCGAAGGCGAAAGCCACTCCTGCCAAAAAGACAACCCCGAAGGCAAAACCTGCTGTTACGAAAAAGGTTGTTGCCAAGAAGACAGCAACAAAAGCGATTGTGGTTGC
Proteins encoded in this window:
- the radC gene encoding DNA repair protein RadC, whose protein sequence is MDLHASDRPRERLASLGPQALTNAELIAILLRVGVKGENAVEVGQRLLNKFGGLTGLHRAPFVDLTKQHAIGEAKAAEIKAAIELGRRLTLESPEERPSINSPADAAALVSYEMSALEQEHLRVILLDRRNRVMETVEVYKGSVNSSQVRVGEIFKEAVRKNSSAIIVIHNHPSGDPTPSPDDVAVTRAIVQAGKLLDVEVLDHLVIGQGKWVSLKEKGLGFG
- a CDS encoding TIR domain-containing protein; the protein is MGFRLNTFLCYSSYDKLPAQEVYKRLSAYTWIRPWLVFGSNWEKQIENTVNGAHVVIFLISKQSFSKQGYLEDNFTRTLKLIEESHKKLFRVIALRLDECALPESLQYLIRRDYFSKRDYFSKNGHEDLINYLRIFSGEPAIYTTGSETAPLDSAQFPVSRPSSFYENLDWHKYVNIPETTKVNYSFSIRKFHITNEQYIQFLHANDYAKDIYWINFPKFDENCNYIGNWGDAGLKWLKNALKNHSSLLEKYLDWYWYEPPIGAGLDYDYRQPNHHAQVSWFEANAYCKWFLRHWKELPDAENLSSMMPANSNFDVRLPLETEFHVAVKYDDLSRVSLDPTLRLFAKRHPGLSLDISATDMLANCYGKNLPDSLEYCDGYLYIDEYTRELARVSSYGSFQATGDWMGCGFRLVITEVEQG
- a CDS encoding ribonuclease E inhibitor RraB — translated: MANDLPYQLKTNEMLWHRWLDFGITSGAEFEVEFHFYTSKEQAADELIAGLEKAGLSAKKSINRTLFILKGWTITVPISQSWTLEILNEQTRRFCKLADMLHLTFDGCGAYMPWKGQEPPKHKS